In a genomic window of Gossypium arboreum isolate Shixiya-1 chromosome 9, ASM2569848v2, whole genome shotgun sequence:
- the LOC108454786 gene encoding ABC transporter G family member 22 isoform X3, translated as MSTFSNDNAEDIEAGTCKPKFQTEPTLPIYLKFSDVTYKVITKGMTTSEERDILNGITGAVSPGEVLALMGPSGSGKTTLLNLLGGRLIQSTVGGSVTYNDQPYSKFLKSKIGFVTQDDVLFPHLTVKETLTYTARLRLSKALSRQQKEKRAIDVIYELGLERCQDTMIGGSFVRGVSGGERKRVCIGNEIIINPSLLFLDEPTSGLDSTTALRTVQTLQNIAEAGKTVITTIHQPSSRLFHKFDKLILLGKGSSLYFGRASEAMAYFSSIGCSPLIAMNPAEFLLDLANGNINDISVPSELEDKVQVGNSETETRNEKPPPAVIHEYLVEAYESRVAENEKKKLMTPLPLDDEIKLKVFSSKREWGASWWQQYCILFCRGIKERRHDYFSWLRITQVLSTAIILGLLWWQSDSKSTRGRQDQAGLLFFIAVFWGFFPVFTAIFTFPQERAMLSKERAADMYRLSAYFLARTTSDLPLDLILPVLFLLVVYFMAGLRLSAGPFFLSMLTVFLCIIAAQGLGLAIGATLMDLKRATTLASVTVMTFMLAGGYFVKKVPVFISWIRYMSFNYHTYKLLLKVQYQDITPPVNGIKTDDGLWEVGALVAMIFGYRVLAYLSLRGMQLHRGA; from the exons ATGAGCACATTCAGCAATGACAATG CTGAAGACATTGAAGCTGGCACCTGTAAGCCGAAATTTCAGACAGAACCTACTTTACCAATATATCTAAAG TTCAGTGATGTGACTTACAAGGTGATCACCAAAGGAATGACAACTTCTGAAGAGAGGGATATATTGAATGGAATCACCGGTGCTGTAAGTCCTGGGGAAGTTCTGGCACTTATGGGACCTTCAGGAAGTGGGAAGACCACACTTCTTAATCTGCTTGGTGGCAGGTTAATTCAGTCCACTGTAGGTGGTTCAGTCACATACAATGATCAACCCTACTCCAAATTCCTCAAAAGCAA GATCGGATTCGTGACTCAAGACGATGTCCTGTTTCCTCACCTTACAGTGAAAGAAACATTGACCTATACAGCCCGGTTGCGACTGTCCAAGGCTTTATCGAGACAGCAGAAGGAAAAGCGAGCCATAGATGTCATATATGAGTTAGGCTTGGAGAG ATGTCAAGACACCATGATAGGTGGCTCATTCGTCCGTGGAGTGTCCGGGGGAGAAAGGAAAAGAGTTTGTATTGGCAACGAGATCATAATCAACCCTTCCCTTCTCTTTCTTGATGAACCAACCTCTGGTTTGGATTCCACAACCGCTTTAAGGACAGTTCAAACATTACAAAACATAGCCGAG GCAGGGAAGACTGTGATAACAACAATCCACCAGCCATCAAGTAGACTGTTCCACAAATTCGACAAGTTGATTCTTCTGGGGAAAGGCAGTTCGCTTTACTTCGGGAGAGCTTCGGAAGCAATGGCTTATTTCTCATCTATAGGTTGTTCCCCTCTCATTGCCATGAATCCAGCAGAGTTTCTGCTTGACCTTGCAAATGGGAACATAAATGACATATCTGTGCCATCGGAATTAGAGGACAAAGTACAAGTGGGGAATTCTGAAACTGAAACAAGAAACGAGAAGCCACCACCGGCAGTCATTCATGAG TATCTTGTCGAGGCCTACGAGTCGAGAGTTGCAGAAAATGAGAAGAAGAAGCTTATGACTCCTCTTCCCTTGGAtgatgaaattaagttaaaaGTGTTTTCTTCGAAACGGGAATGGGGGGCAAGCTGGTGGCAACAATATTGCATCTTATTCTGCAGAGGGATCAAAGAACGAAGGCATGATTATTTTAGCTGGTTGAGAATCACCCAAGTTCTTTCTACAGCAATCATCTTGGGATTACTGTGGTGGCAGTCTGATAGTAAAAGCACCAGAGGCCGTCAAGATCAG GCGGGGTTATTGTTCTTCATTGCTGTCTTCTGGGGATTCTTTCCTGTCTTTACCGCAATCTTCACTTTTCCTCAAGAGAGAGCCATGCTTAGTAAAGAAAGAGCAGCTGACATGTACAGATTGAGCGCATATTTTTTAGCGAGGACTACAAGCGACCTTCCACTTGATCTAATATTACCAGTACTTTTCCTTCTGGTAGTCTACTTCATGGCTGGCCTGAGACTGAGTGCCGGCCCCTTTTTCCTCAGCATGCTTACGGTTTTTCTCTGCATCATTGCCGCCCAG GGTCTTGGACTAGCCATTGGTGCCACACTAATGGACTTAAAGAGGGCCACAACTTTGGCTTCAGTAACTGTGATGACCTTCATGCTGGCTGGTGGCTATTTTGTGAAG AAAGTTCCAGTGTTCATATCCTGGATCCGCTATATGTCTTTCAACTATCATACTTACAAGCTTCTTCTCAAAGTACAATACCAAGACATTACGCCTCCAGTAAACGGGATAAAAACAGACGATGGCTTATGGGAAGTAGGTGCTCTGGTAGCAATGATCTTTGGTTACCGTGTCTTAGCATACCTGTCTTTGCGGGGGATGCAACTTCACCGTGGAGCTTAA
- the LOC108454786 gene encoding ABC transporter G family member 22 isoform X2, which yields MEDCIRSLTCIKPKLHGNGYGDMTLQMHQYPKFKYQRRFSDVTYKVITKGMTTSEERDILNGITGAVSPGEVLALMGPSGSGKTTLLNLLGGRLIQSTVGGSVTYNDQPYSKFLKSKIGFVTQDDVLFPHLTVKETLTYTARLRLSKALSRQQKEKRAIDVIYELGLERCQDTMIGGSFVRGVSGGERKRVCIGNEIIINPSLLFLDEPTSGLDSTTALRTVQTLQNIAEAGKTVITTIHQPSSRLFHKFDKLILLGKGSSLYFGRASEAMAYFSSIGCSPLIAMNPAEFLLDLANGNINDISVPSELEDKVQVGNSETETRNEKPPPAVIHEYLVEAYESRVAENEKKKLMTPLPLDDEIKLKVFSSKREWGASWWQQYCILFCRGIKERRHDYFSWLRITQVLSTAIILGLLWWQSDSKSTRGRQDQAGLLFFIAVFWGFFPVFTAIFTFPQERAMLSKERAADMYRLSAYFLARTTSDLPLDLILPVLFLLVVYFMAGLRLSAGPFFLSMLTVFLCIIAAQGLGLAIGATLMDLKRATTLASVTVMTFMLAGGYFVKKVPVFISWIRYMSFNYHTYKLLLKVQYQDITPPVNGIKTDDGLWEVGALVAMIFGYRVLAYLSLRGMQLHRGA from the exons ATGGAGGATTGTATTCGAAGTTTAACATGCATAAAACCAAAATTACATGGAAATGGATACGGAGATATGACCCTCCAAATGCACCAGTATCCGAAGTTCAAGTACCAAAGAAGG TTCAGTGATGTGACTTACAAGGTGATCACCAAAGGAATGACAACTTCTGAAGAGAGGGATATATTGAATGGAATCACCGGTGCTGTAAGTCCTGGGGAAGTTCTGGCACTTATGGGACCTTCAGGAAGTGGGAAGACCACACTTCTTAATCTGCTTGGTGGCAGGTTAATTCAGTCCACTGTAGGTGGTTCAGTCACATACAATGATCAACCCTACTCCAAATTCCTCAAAAGCAA GATCGGATTCGTGACTCAAGACGATGTCCTGTTTCCTCACCTTACAGTGAAAGAAACATTGACCTATACAGCCCGGTTGCGACTGTCCAAGGCTTTATCGAGACAGCAGAAGGAAAAGCGAGCCATAGATGTCATATATGAGTTAGGCTTGGAGAG ATGTCAAGACACCATGATAGGTGGCTCATTCGTCCGTGGAGTGTCCGGGGGAGAAAGGAAAAGAGTTTGTATTGGCAACGAGATCATAATCAACCCTTCCCTTCTCTTTCTTGATGAACCAACCTCTGGTTTGGATTCCACAACCGCTTTAAGGACAGTTCAAACATTACAAAACATAGCCGAG GCAGGGAAGACTGTGATAACAACAATCCACCAGCCATCAAGTAGACTGTTCCACAAATTCGACAAGTTGATTCTTCTGGGGAAAGGCAGTTCGCTTTACTTCGGGAGAGCTTCGGAAGCAATGGCTTATTTCTCATCTATAGGTTGTTCCCCTCTCATTGCCATGAATCCAGCAGAGTTTCTGCTTGACCTTGCAAATGGGAACATAAATGACATATCTGTGCCATCGGAATTAGAGGACAAAGTACAAGTGGGGAATTCTGAAACTGAAACAAGAAACGAGAAGCCACCACCGGCAGTCATTCATGAG TATCTTGTCGAGGCCTACGAGTCGAGAGTTGCAGAAAATGAGAAGAAGAAGCTTATGACTCCTCTTCCCTTGGAtgatgaaattaagttaaaaGTGTTTTCTTCGAAACGGGAATGGGGGGCAAGCTGGTGGCAACAATATTGCATCTTATTCTGCAGAGGGATCAAAGAACGAAGGCATGATTATTTTAGCTGGTTGAGAATCACCCAAGTTCTTTCTACAGCAATCATCTTGGGATTACTGTGGTGGCAGTCTGATAGTAAAAGCACCAGAGGCCGTCAAGATCAG GCGGGGTTATTGTTCTTCATTGCTGTCTTCTGGGGATTCTTTCCTGTCTTTACCGCAATCTTCACTTTTCCTCAAGAGAGAGCCATGCTTAGTAAAGAAAGAGCAGCTGACATGTACAGATTGAGCGCATATTTTTTAGCGAGGACTACAAGCGACCTTCCACTTGATCTAATATTACCAGTACTTTTCCTTCTGGTAGTCTACTTCATGGCTGGCCTGAGACTGAGTGCCGGCCCCTTTTTCCTCAGCATGCTTACGGTTTTTCTCTGCATCATTGCCGCCCAG GGTCTTGGACTAGCCATTGGTGCCACACTAATGGACTTAAAGAGGGCCACAACTTTGGCTTCAGTAACTGTGATGACCTTCATGCTGGCTGGTGGCTATTTTGTGAAG AAAGTTCCAGTGTTCATATCCTGGATCCGCTATATGTCTTTCAACTATCATACTTACAAGCTTCTTCTCAAAGTACAATACCAAGACATTACGCCTCCAGTAAACGGGATAAAAACAGACGATGGCTTATGGGAAGTAGGTGCTCTGGTAGCAATGATCTTTGGTTACCGTGTCTTAGCATACCTGTCTTTGCGGGGGATGCAACTTCACCGTGGAGCTTAA
- the LOC108454786 gene encoding ABC transporter G family member 22 isoform X1, whose translation MEKSMNSTTLARTKSEQLVIETQAAATQTSKSPTMQNEDAPITSESMGTLSRKSSQRMVVGASPGRSSGGNKNNTHIRKARSAQVKMDVEELSNGAALSRASSASLGLSFSFTGFTVPPDEITDSKPFSDDDIPEDIEAGTCKPKFQTEPTLPIYLKFSDVTYKVITKGMTTSEERDILNGITGAVSPGEVLALMGPSGSGKTTLLNLLGGRLIQSTVGGSVTYNDQPYSKFLKSKIGFVTQDDVLFPHLTVKETLTYTARLRLSKALSRQQKEKRAIDVIYELGLERCQDTMIGGSFVRGVSGGERKRVCIGNEIIINPSLLFLDEPTSGLDSTTALRTVQTLQNIAEAGKTVITTIHQPSSRLFHKFDKLILLGKGSSLYFGRASEAMAYFSSIGCSPLIAMNPAEFLLDLANGNINDISVPSELEDKVQVGNSETETRNEKPPPAVIHEYLVEAYESRVAENEKKKLMTPLPLDDEIKLKVFSSKREWGASWWQQYCILFCRGIKERRHDYFSWLRITQVLSTAIILGLLWWQSDSKSTRGRQDQAGLLFFIAVFWGFFPVFTAIFTFPQERAMLSKERAADMYRLSAYFLARTTSDLPLDLILPVLFLLVVYFMAGLRLSAGPFFLSMLTVFLCIIAAQGLGLAIGATLMDLKRATTLASVTVMTFMLAGGYFVKKVPVFISWIRYMSFNYHTYKLLLKVQYQDITPPVNGIKTDDGLWEVGALVAMIFGYRVLAYLSLRGMQLHRGA comes from the exons ATGGAGAAATCGATGAATTCGACAACTTTAGCTCGAACAAAATCGGAGCAACTGGTGATTGAGACGCAGGCGGCGGCGACGCAGACGTCCAAGTCACCAACGATGCAAAATGAAGATGCACCGATAACATCGGAAAGCATGGGAACTCTGTCGCGGAAGTCAAGCCAGCGGATGGTGGTGGGTGCATCGCCGGGGCGGAGCAGCGGCGGTAACAAGAATAACACCCACATTAGGAAGGCTAGAAGTGCTCAGGTGAAGATGGACGTGGAAGAGTTGAGCAACGGGGCTGCTCTCAGCCGCGCCTCTAGCGCTAGCTTGGGCTTATCTTTTTCCTTCACTGGCTTCACCGTCCCACCTGATGAAATCACTGATTCCAAACCCTTCAGCGACGACGATATTC CTGAAGACATTGAAGCTGGCACCTGTAAGCCGAAATTTCAGACAGAACCTACTTTACCAATATATCTAAAG TTCAGTGATGTGACTTACAAGGTGATCACCAAAGGAATGACAACTTCTGAAGAGAGGGATATATTGAATGGAATCACCGGTGCTGTAAGTCCTGGGGAAGTTCTGGCACTTATGGGACCTTCAGGAAGTGGGAAGACCACACTTCTTAATCTGCTTGGTGGCAGGTTAATTCAGTCCACTGTAGGTGGTTCAGTCACATACAATGATCAACCCTACTCCAAATTCCTCAAAAGCAA GATCGGATTCGTGACTCAAGACGATGTCCTGTTTCCTCACCTTACAGTGAAAGAAACATTGACCTATACAGCCCGGTTGCGACTGTCCAAGGCTTTATCGAGACAGCAGAAGGAAAAGCGAGCCATAGATGTCATATATGAGTTAGGCTTGGAGAG ATGTCAAGACACCATGATAGGTGGCTCATTCGTCCGTGGAGTGTCCGGGGGAGAAAGGAAAAGAGTTTGTATTGGCAACGAGATCATAATCAACCCTTCCCTTCTCTTTCTTGATGAACCAACCTCTGGTTTGGATTCCACAACCGCTTTAAGGACAGTTCAAACATTACAAAACATAGCCGAG GCAGGGAAGACTGTGATAACAACAATCCACCAGCCATCAAGTAGACTGTTCCACAAATTCGACAAGTTGATTCTTCTGGGGAAAGGCAGTTCGCTTTACTTCGGGAGAGCTTCGGAAGCAATGGCTTATTTCTCATCTATAGGTTGTTCCCCTCTCATTGCCATGAATCCAGCAGAGTTTCTGCTTGACCTTGCAAATGGGAACATAAATGACATATCTGTGCCATCGGAATTAGAGGACAAAGTACAAGTGGGGAATTCTGAAACTGAAACAAGAAACGAGAAGCCACCACCGGCAGTCATTCATGAG TATCTTGTCGAGGCCTACGAGTCGAGAGTTGCAGAAAATGAGAAGAAGAAGCTTATGACTCCTCTTCCCTTGGAtgatgaaattaagttaaaaGTGTTTTCTTCGAAACGGGAATGGGGGGCAAGCTGGTGGCAACAATATTGCATCTTATTCTGCAGAGGGATCAAAGAACGAAGGCATGATTATTTTAGCTGGTTGAGAATCACCCAAGTTCTTTCTACAGCAATCATCTTGGGATTACTGTGGTGGCAGTCTGATAGTAAAAGCACCAGAGGCCGTCAAGATCAG GCGGGGTTATTGTTCTTCATTGCTGTCTTCTGGGGATTCTTTCCTGTCTTTACCGCAATCTTCACTTTTCCTCAAGAGAGAGCCATGCTTAGTAAAGAAAGAGCAGCTGACATGTACAGATTGAGCGCATATTTTTTAGCGAGGACTACAAGCGACCTTCCACTTGATCTAATATTACCAGTACTTTTCCTTCTGGTAGTCTACTTCATGGCTGGCCTGAGACTGAGTGCCGGCCCCTTTTTCCTCAGCATGCTTACGGTTTTTCTCTGCATCATTGCCGCCCAG GGTCTTGGACTAGCCATTGGTGCCACACTAATGGACTTAAAGAGGGCCACAACTTTGGCTTCAGTAACTGTGATGACCTTCATGCTGGCTGGTGGCTATTTTGTGAAG AAAGTTCCAGTGTTCATATCCTGGATCCGCTATATGTCTTTCAACTATCATACTTACAAGCTTCTTCTCAAAGTACAATACCAAGACATTACGCCTCCAGTAAACGGGATAAAAACAGACGATGGCTTATGGGAAGTAGGTGCTCTGGTAGCAATGATCTTTGGTTACCGTGTCTTAGCATACCTGTCTTTGCGGGGGATGCAACTTCACCGTGGAGCTTAA